CCGAACGGTTCGGACTGCGGTTCGACGGAACCGGGCCGCTCGTTCTTGCGGACGAGGAGAAAAACGAGCTGGACCAGGCGCTCGAAGCGTCGCTGCATCCGTCGGCGGAGAGCAAACTGCGCTGCGGCGGCTATGAACCGCTCGCCGTCGCGGCGACCCGGATTCTGGCGGCGAAAGCCGGAATCGGCTGGACCACCTACGCCCATACCGCGCTGCCGGTCATGACCTTCGCGCGCGGCGTGAATGCGGAACTGTTCTCGAATTACTATGACAACACGCATATCGCCGAACTGATCAGGGCGATGTTGTGACAACCGCACCGCCGGAACGGAAAACCGGTCCGGCGGGAGGAGGCTCAGTCCGGGTCGCCCGGTTTCAGGTAGGCGGGGTCGAGCAGATAGCCGGGCTGGATATTGCCCAGGGAACGCAGCATCTGGCTGCGCAGATTCGGAATCCGCTCCGCCAGTTCGTCGACGAGCCCGCGGAAGTAGGCGCGGTCGCCGTCGGCAAGCTCCGCCTCGTAACGGCATTTTCCGGCCTGCGGCAGTTCACGTTCTTCGCGGCAGCGGACGATCAGCGACTCCGGCGCAAGCACGAACGGCCGGATGATCCGGATTCCCTCCTTCGCCTTCGCCGCGACATTCGGCCCCATCGTGCTCAGGCCCTGGCCGCGGAACAGGCTCATCAGGAACGAGGCCGCGATGTCGTCGAAGTGCTGGCCGAGCGCCAGCTTGCCGCACCCCTCCGCCGCGGCGAGCCCGTACAGCTTGCCGCGCCGCAGCCGCGAACAGAGCACGCAGGGAGTCCCTTCGTACCGCTTTTCTGCGAGGATGCCGGCGATGTCGAGCTTCACGACCCGGTGCTCCCATCCCTGCCGCCGGCAGTAATCCGCGATGCCCGCGACGTTGAATTCCGGAAAGCCGGGATCGAAGGTTGCCGCAATCAGGTCGAACCGCACCGGCGCCTTCCGCCGCAGCGCATGCAGTGCATGCAGCAGCATGAAGCTGTCCTTGCCGCCCGAGAGGCCGACCAGGATGCGGTCGCCTTCTCCGATCATCCGGTACCGGCTGACCGCCTGCCCGGTCAGTTTGCAGAGTTCGCGGAACGCCGCCGTCTTTTCTTCACTCATCGTCGCGGTGCTCCAATTTCTGATGCCGCGCGGCACGGGTCAGCGAACGGTTCAGCTCGCCGATCATCCGGTCGGCTTCATCCTCGCCGAAGTCGGCCGGTTTCGGCCGGAACCACTGCCGGAACCGGCCGAAAAGCGGCAGGCGCCTGATCTGCGCCTCTTCGAGTTCGCGGCGCACCCGCCAGAGCTGCTGGCGCGGCTTCCGCCGGCGCCCGGTCGACAGCGCGGCGCGGTAGTGCTTCACGGCCGCGCCGTACTTCCCCTGCGCCGTCAGCGCGCGGGCCAGGCAGATGCGGAATACGATATTCTGCGGCGCCGCCAGCACCACCTCCGTGAAACAGGCTTCGGCTTTGTCGTAACGTGCGCTGCGGAGATGGTCGCGCCCTTCGCGGTAGGTCATGAAGATTTCGGTCTTTTCGAGATCGGCCAGCAGGGTTGCGAGCGACGTTTCCGGCGGCGCATGATTCCCGACGATCAGTTCCTCGAGAATGTCGTCCGCCTCCGAATCCATCATCGGTTCAGGCGATTTCTCGGGGTCGCGCCGGAAAAGTTCGTTGTCGGAGAGGAGGCTGCGGTCGTATTCCCGGCGCTTCCCGGCATCGGTCAGGACATCGAATGCGAGCGCCAGCAGCTGAAATTC
The nucleotide sequence above comes from Victivallis lenta. Encoded proteins:
- a CDS encoding ATP-binding protein, which produces MSEEKTAAFRELCKLTGQAVSRYRMIGEGDRILVGLSGGKDSFMLLHALHALRRKAPVRFDLIAATFDPGFPEFNVAGIADYCRRQGWEHRVVKLDIAGILAEKRYEGTPCVLCSRLRRGKLYGLAAAEGCGKLALGQHFDDIAASFLMSLFRGQGLSTMGPNVAAKAKEGIRIIRPFVLAPESLIVRCREERELPQAGKCRYEAELADGDRAYFRGLVDELAERIPNLRSQMLRSLGNIQPGYLLDPAYLKPGDPD
- a CDS encoding J domain-containing protein, which translates into the protein MAKTYYQILNVDARAGFAELKRAYYRQAKRCHPDLFGNSPEKTREFQLLALAFDVLTDAGKRREYDRSLLSDNELFRRDPEKSPEPMMDSEADDILEELIVGNHAPPETSLATLLADLEKTEIFMTYREGRDHLRSARYDKAEACFTEVVLAAPQNIVFRICLARALTAQGKYGAAVKHYRAALSTGRRRKPRQQLWRVRRELEEAQIRRLPLFGRFRQWFRPKPADFGEDEADRMIGELNRSLTRAARHQKLEHRDDE